The nucleotide sequence TGCGGGCCACCTCGGCGGGCGAGGACGTCGCGCGGCTGCATTCGGGCGATCTCTCGATCTGGAGCGCGCTTGGCGAGCAGCTGCGGCGGCTCGATGCGCTCAGAATTCCCTACACGGTGACACCCGGCGTTCCCTCGTTTTCGGCCGCTGCCGCCGCGCTCGGCCGCGAGCTGACGCTGCCCGGGCTGGCGCAATCGGTGGTGTTGACGCGCACCTCCGGCCGCGCCTCCGCCATGCCCGAGACGGAGCAGTTGGCGTTGTTCGCACAATCGCAGGCGACGCTCGCGATCCATCTGTCGATCCATGTGCTCGACAAGGTCGTCGACGAGCTGCGTCCGCATTACGGCGCGGATTGTCCGGTCGCGATCGTCTATCGCGCGAGCTGGCCGGAGCAGCGCGTCGTGACCGGGACGCTCGCCACCATCGTCGAGCAGGTAGCGGCGACCGCGATGGAGCGCACGGCCCTCATCCTGGTGGGCCGCGCGCTCGACCCTAAGGATTTTCGCAACAGCGCGCTGTACGATGCCGACTATCAGCGGCGCTTTCGCGGGAGGGGCGAGTGAGCCGGCGCCTCACATCGTCCGACCAGCCCCCCGTCGCGATCGAACACCGCGATATCGAGCACAACAGCGTCGTTGCCGAGCGCCCGGTGCGCCGTCTGCCACGCCGCCCGTGCGACGACTTCGCCGGCTGCGAATCCGC is from Bradyrhizobium sp. ORS 285 and encodes:
- the cobM gene encoding precorrin-4 C(11)-methyltransferase encodes the protein MTVHFIGAGPGAPDLITLRGRDLIARCPVCLYAGSLVPKALLDHCPSGARIVDTAPLSLDEIVAEFVRATSAGEDVARLHSGDLSIWSALGEQLRRLDALRIPYTVTPGVPSFSAAAAALGRELTLPGLAQSVVLTRTSGRASAMPETEQLALFAQSQATLAIHLSIHVLDKVVDELRPHYGADCPVAIVYRASWPEQRVVTGTLATIVEQVAATAMERTALILVGRALDPKDFRNSALYDADYQRRFRGRGE